One stretch of Lysinibacter cavernae DNA includes these proteins:
- a CDS encoding response regulator: MKILIADDDPQILRALRVTLGARGYTIITAADGAEALNKTIEHHPDLVMLDLGMPNVDGLDVIAGLRGWTQIPILVVSGRTGAADKVEALDAGADDYVTKPFSIDELLARIRALTRRQVVAEDAPSIVFGEVTVDLAAKQITRLVDGVATPVRLTPTEWLIFEVLLRNPGKLVPRETLLAEVWGPTHTGDSGYIRLYLAQLRKKLEPEPSRPRYLLTEAGMGYRFVP, from the coding sequence ATGAAGATTCTGATTGCAGACGACGACCCCCAAATCCTTCGCGCGCTTCGGGTCACTCTCGGCGCCCGTGGTTATACGATCATTACGGCCGCCGATGGTGCGGAGGCGCTTAACAAGACCATCGAGCACCACCCTGACCTCGTGATGCTCGACCTCGGTATGCCAAACGTCGATGGGCTCGACGTCATCGCAGGGCTCAGAGGCTGGACCCAGATCCCGATACTCGTGGTGTCGGGCCGCACCGGCGCGGCCGATAAGGTTGAGGCGCTCGATGCCGGCGCGGACGACTACGTCACAAAGCCGTTCTCGATTGATGAGCTGCTGGCCCGCATCCGTGCTCTGACCCGCAGGCAGGTCGTTGCCGAGGACGCCCCCTCAATCGTGTTTGGCGAGGTGACGGTCGATCTCGCGGCAAAACAGATCACCCGACTTGTGGATGGCGTAGCCACTCCCGTTCGCCTCACCCCAACCGAGTGGCTCATTTTTGAGGTGCTGTTGCGAAACCCTGGGAAACTCGTGCCGCGAGAAACGCTGCTCGCAGAGGTCTGGGGACCGACGCACACGGGCGATAGCGGCTACATCCGCCTCTACCTGGCCCAACTCCGTAAAAAGCTTGAGCCGGAACCCTCTAGGCCACGCTACCTACTCACTGAGGCTGGAATGGGGTACCGTTTCGTGCCATAG
- a CDS encoding ScbR family autoregulator-binding transcription factor — MQARAKITRQNIIESSSAVFLRKGFAASTISDIADEANITKGAMYFHFKSKELIARAIIEIQVEANETLHATLEAKQLTSFEAMIEMSHEMSRLIQDNIVYAAATRLAVEVGVFGDPIAQTYDAWNDPVTHLVKATIDDGYVSTTVEPEVLAEFLVTTFTGIQTVSLVQSNYGDLRERIDDMWRIVLPGILAPGNEDLAAKTCDRAAALTA, encoded by the coding sequence ATGCAAGCCCGCGCCAAAATCACGCGCCAAAACATCATCGAATCATCGTCTGCTGTCTTCCTCCGAAAAGGATTCGCAGCCTCAACCATCAGTGATATCGCCGACGAGGCAAATATCACAAAAGGTGCGATGTACTTCCACTTTAAATCGAAAGAACTCATCGCAAGAGCGATCATTGAGATTCAAGTCGAGGCCAACGAAACGCTGCACGCAACGCTCGAAGCCAAGCAGCTCACCTCGTTTGAAGCGATGATCGAAATGTCCCACGAGATGAGCCGGCTCATCCAAGACAACATCGTGTACGCTGCCGCCACGCGGCTTGCGGTTGAAGTTGGCGTCTTTGGAGACCCTATTGCACAGACCTACGACGCGTGGAACGATCCGGTAACCCACCTCGTGAAGGCCACAATCGACGACGGCTACGTGTCAACGACAGTTGAGCCGGAGGTCCTCGCCGAGTTTCTGGTGACCACGTTCACCGGCATCCAAACGGTATCGCTCGTACAATCGAACTACGGCGACCTGCGCGAACGTATTGACGACATGTGGCGCATCGTACTCCCTGGCATTCTTGCCCCCGGAAACGAAGATCTCGCGGCGAAGACGTGCGACCGCGCCGCAGCACTCACCGCGTAG
- a CDS encoding DNA topoisomerase IB has translation MRLRRSLVTGKGLRRRRSGRGFSYYDSDSERVSDLRTRERIQRLAIPPAWSDVWISPYPNGHIQACGTDDAGRRQYLYHAAWTAHSDRVKFDRILDLADSLSPARRAVTIALRTQEPTEERALAAAFRLLDLGSLRVGSERYADANNSHGLATLLCSHATVHAQPAPSVELNFPAKSGQSWQSTIVDTDLAKVVARLKRRGPAERLLAFYDNGQWHALSPQRINDYVRERTGGEFTAKDFRTLRGTTVAAVSLANAPPPTSQRDSKRAITEAIREVAEVLGNTPAVARSSYVDPRVIDQYHLGVTLGAGSRDTPERRLRALVQPQP, from the coding sequence GTGCGACTTCGCCGCAGCCTCGTCACCGGTAAGGGGTTGCGGCGCCGTCGGTCAGGCAGGGGATTCAGCTACTACGACTCCGATTCCGAACGTGTGAGCGATCTGCGAACCAGAGAGCGCATCCAGCGGCTCGCGATCCCGCCAGCCTGGAGCGACGTCTGGATCTCGCCGTATCCAAACGGCCATATTCAGGCCTGCGGAACCGACGATGCCGGGCGACGCCAGTATCTTTACCACGCAGCATGGACTGCGCACAGCGACCGAGTAAAGTTCGACCGCATCCTCGACCTTGCCGACTCGCTCAGCCCCGCCCGCAGGGCCGTCACGATAGCCCTCCGCACGCAGGAGCCGACAGAGGAACGCGCCCTCGCGGCAGCCTTCAGGCTGTTAGATCTTGGCTCGCTCCGGGTTGGCAGTGAACGCTACGCCGATGCCAACAACAGCCACGGCCTCGCCACGCTCTTGTGCTCGCACGCAACGGTTCACGCCCAACCGGCACCATCAGTCGAGCTGAATTTTCCCGCCAAAAGCGGCCAATCGTGGCAGTCAACGATCGTCGACACCGACCTCGCCAAGGTTGTTGCACGGCTCAAACGGCGGGGGCCAGCCGAGCGGCTCCTCGCCTTCTACGACAATGGACAGTGGCATGCCCTGAGTCCGCAACGAATCAACGACTATGTTCGAGAACGCACGGGCGGCGAGTTCACCGCCAAAGACTTTCGCACACTCCGCGGTACGACCGTAGCCGCAGTAAGCCTCGCAAACGCGCCGCCACCAACCTCGCAGCGCGACAGCAAGCGGGCCATCACCGAGGCCATCCGCGAGGTCGCAGAGGTCCTTGGAAATACTCCAGCAGTCGCGCGATCAAGCTACGTCGATCCCAGAGTCATCGACCAATACCACCTTGGGGTGACGCTCGGTGCTGGCTCCCGTGACACACCAGAACGGCGGCTTCGGGCGCTTGTGCAGCCACAACCATAA
- a CDS encoding DUF2207 domain-containing protein yields the protein MNIFLVVLIIIAVILAVTGGFVQSLNFLLWVGLVLAIIAVIAFLLRAISGRRNV from the coding sequence ATGAATATCTTCTTGGTAGTGCTCATTATCATTGCGGTCATCCTTGCAGTGACGGGCGGATTTGTTCAGTCGTTGAACTTCCTACTTTGGGTTGGTCTTGTGCTGGCAATCATTGCTGTCATCGCCTTCCTCCTGCGAGCCATCTCGGGTCGCCGTAACGTGTAG
- a CDS encoding FAD/NAD(P)-binding protein: MTTRSLAIIGAGPRGTSLLDRISNNIRLGAGDHLHVLIIDPFVAGPGRVWRTDQDHDLVMNTYAGQATLFVDDSVRCVGPREPAGASPDLMEWVDHVRRLTIDDNHDWADSTYLEKSLLEDHELVAEVARTVPYSHPSRALFGHYLRWFFNRTTALLPVGVTLELVQDRLVDLLDATDGRQRLVLENGAELTADAVVLAIGWLDAQPSPADASLREVAAAAGLGIIEPQNPFEQRVDQLPAGEPVIVRGFGMGFFDLVSRVTLGRGGRFEPVASVSAAHGHQLGASELVYHASGQEPVLHVGSGRGIPFRTKTLYGSVPPNTPQANLRALSIDPNRNDLDFNAEVLPAIRRDAVIAYYTTLAQSEPDAFVTDAAELIASLADSDEDAWDDLIAGAVPVASRRWSLSEVHDPTRGQTFESPRAFTAWLDRHVEADLVEASRGSASALKAAAWSLGQARGAIVPLIQFGRLSPDSFASGYQPFQALGNMLASGPPAFRLAQLRALIAAGIVRPVGPRISVTVKQGADGPNFVASSPAVSGSAVSARWLVDAWMHGNAVTTSREPLIGTLLARGEIRPHTLTGGPEPRELGALDVERHSLRLLDHHGTAHPRRHAIGIPTESAVFFTTISPIPKSNASLLRETDAVARAVLSELNIGVAAATHS, from the coding sequence ATGACGACTCGATCACTGGCTATCATCGGGGCGGGCCCACGAGGCACGTCACTGCTTGACCGCATCAGCAACAACATCCGGCTCGGCGCAGGCGATCACCTGCACGTGCTCATTATTGACCCGTTTGTCGCAGGCCCAGGCCGAGTATGGCGCACCGACCAGGATCACGACTTAGTCATGAACACCTACGCCGGCCAGGCCACCCTGTTTGTGGATGATTCCGTCCGCTGCGTTGGCCCGCGCGAACCAGCCGGCGCCTCGCCCGATCTTATGGAGTGGGTTGATCACGTCCGACGGCTCACCATCGACGACAACCACGATTGGGCCGACTCCACCTATCTTGAGAAATCCCTCCTCGAGGACCACGAGCTCGTCGCTGAGGTTGCACGCACAGTGCCCTATAGCCACCCAAGCCGCGCCCTCTTTGGCCACTATCTCCGCTGGTTCTTCAACCGCACCACGGCGCTGCTCCCCGTAGGAGTCACCCTCGAGCTTGTTCAGGATCGGCTGGTTGATCTTCTCGATGCTACCGACGGCCGCCAGCGTCTCGTCCTCGAGAACGGCGCAGAGCTCACAGCGGATGCCGTTGTGCTCGCGATCGGCTGGCTCGATGCCCAGCCGTCACCTGCTGACGCATCCCTTCGCGAAGTTGCCGCAGCCGCGGGCCTCGGCATCATCGAACCGCAAAACCCGTTCGAGCAGCGAGTCGACCAGCTTCCGGCTGGGGAGCCGGTCATCGTTCGCGGGTTTGGCATGGGGTTCTTTGACCTCGTTTCTCGCGTCACGCTTGGTCGTGGCGGACGATTTGAACCGGTTGCCTCAGTATCCGCGGCGCACGGCCATCAGCTTGGGGCAAGCGAACTGGTGTACCACGCCTCAGGTCAGGAACCGGTCCTCCATGTTGGGTCTGGCAGGGGCATCCCCTTCCGCACCAAAACGCTCTACGGTTCGGTGCCGCCGAACACGCCACAGGCCAATTTACGCGCGCTGAGCATTGATCCGAACCGCAACGATCTCGATTTCAACGCTGAGGTACTGCCAGCGATTCGTCGGGACGCCGTCATTGCGTACTACACAACGCTCGCTCAGTCCGAACCTGACGCGTTTGTCACGGATGCCGCTGAACTCATTGCGTCGTTAGCGGACTCGGACGAAGACGCGTGGGACGACCTCATTGCCGGGGCCGTGCCGGTCGCCAGTCGTCGATGGTCCCTGAGCGAGGTTCACGACCCGACGCGTGGTCAGACGTTCGAGTCGCCGCGGGCGTTCACGGCCTGGCTTGATCGCCACGTTGAGGCCGACCTTGTTGAAGCTTCTCGCGGATCGGCCAGTGCGCTCAAGGCGGCTGCCTGGTCGCTCGGTCAGGCTCGCGGGGCTATCGTGCCACTCATCCAATTTGGGCGGTTGTCTCCCGATTCCTTTGCCAGCGGCTATCAGCCGTTTCAGGCCCTCGGAAACATGCTCGCGAGCGGGCCACCCGCGTTCCGGCTTGCGCAGCTGAGGGCGCTCATCGCGGCTGGCATCGTCCGCCCGGTTGGGCCTCGCATCAGCGTCACGGTCAAGCAGGGTGCCGACGGCCCCAACTTTGTTGCGTCCTCGCCTGCCGTGAGCGGCTCGGCGGTGAGCGCTCGCTGGCTTGTTGACGCTTGGATGCATGGCAACGCCGTCACCACGAGTCGTGAACCGCTCATCGGCACGCTCCTTGCACGCGGCGAGATCCGCCCACACACGCTCACCGGAGGACCGGAACCTCGCGAGCTAGGGGCCCTCGACGTTGAACGGCATTCGCTGAGGCTACTCGACCACCACGGCACCGCTCATCCGCGGCGCCATGCCATCGGCATCCCGACCGAATCTGCGGTGTTTTTCACCACGATCAGCCCGATTCCCAAATCAAACGCGTCACTGCTCCGCGAGACGGATGCCGTTGCCCGCGCGGTGCTCAGCGAACTGAACATTGGGGTTGCCGCGGCCACACATAGCTGA
- a CDS encoding dihydrolipoyl dehydrogenase family protein — protein MADSTASNAASRVYDLVVIGAGPVGENVADRAVQAGLTAVIVESELVGGECSYWACMPTKALLRTGAAWRAADALGVAGTIDANAVLKRRDSFASDWHDDGQVGWLESASIHLIRGHGRLDGEKRVVVSKTDGTQEQVEARHAVAICTGSAANLPDVEGLAAARPWSSREAASAHHVPKRLLVIGGGVVAAEMATAYASLGSAVTLRSRSALLGGREAFAGELVAQGLRDLGVDVGVGASPVSVSRETEQPNDLRPAGPVTVTFDDGTSVVADELLVATGRSPRTTDLGLETVHLSAGDWLPVDDTLLVEGVSGQWLYAVGDVNHRALLTHQGKYQARAAGDVVAARALGRPVDDAPWGAHVATADHAAVPQVVFTSPEVASVGLTAEEAEHAASDAQHIRALDYELGHVAGASLQADGYAGHARFVVDVQRGVIVGATFVGPEVAELLHAATVAVVGEVPIKRLWHAVPSYPTVSEIWLRLLEELGRDSA, from the coding sequence ATGGCGGACTCGACCGCATCCAATGCCGCATCTCGCGTCTACGATCTCGTTGTTATTGGGGCGGGGCCTGTCGGTGAAAATGTTGCTGATCGCGCCGTCCAAGCAGGACTCACCGCTGTCATCGTTGAGAGCGAACTTGTTGGCGGTGAATGTTCATACTGGGCCTGCATGCCAACCAAAGCGCTCCTTCGCACCGGGGCGGCCTGGCGAGCAGCAGACGCCCTCGGTGTTGCTGGAACAATCGACGCAAATGCCGTGCTCAAGCGGCGTGATTCGTTCGCAAGCGACTGGCACGATGACGGTCAGGTCGGCTGGTTAGAATCCGCCAGCATCCACCTGATCAGGGGTCACGGACGCCTCGACGGCGAGAAGCGCGTCGTCGTGAGCAAAACCGATGGCACTCAAGAACAGGTTGAGGCGCGGCATGCGGTTGCGATCTGCACGGGGAGCGCCGCGAATCTTCCCGACGTCGAGGGCCTGGCAGCCGCCCGCCCGTGGAGCAGCAGGGAGGCAGCAAGCGCCCACCACGTACCAAAACGATTGCTCGTGATTGGCGGAGGCGTAGTTGCCGCTGAGATGGCCACCGCTTACGCGTCCCTCGGCTCGGCCGTCACGCTTCGTTCACGCAGCGCGCTGCTTGGCGGTCGAGAGGCATTTGCTGGCGAGCTCGTTGCTCAGGGCCTTCGTGACCTTGGTGTGGATGTTGGAGTCGGCGCTTCTCCCGTCTCTGTTTCCCGCGAAACCGAGCAACCCAATGATCTCAGGCCAGCAGGTCCAGTGACCGTCACCTTTGACGACGGCACAAGTGTTGTGGCCGATGAACTTCTTGTGGCGACCGGTCGATCCCCTCGCACGACGGATCTTGGCCTTGAAACGGTCCACCTGAGCGCTGGCGATTGGCTGCCCGTCGACGATACCTTGCTTGTTGAAGGGGTAAGCGGTCAGTGGCTATACGCGGTTGGCGATGTGAACCACCGCGCCCTCCTGACCCACCAGGGAAAGTATCAGGCCCGAGCCGCTGGCGATGTCGTCGCAGCTCGGGCGCTTGGCCGGCCAGTGGATGACGCGCCGTGGGGCGCTCACGTGGCCACCGCTGATCACGCGGCGGTTCCTCAGGTCGTGTTCACCTCACCGGAGGTTGCCTCGGTCGGCCTCACCGCTGAGGAGGCGGAACACGCGGCTTCGGATGCGCAGCACATCCGCGCGCTCGATTACGAGCTTGGCCACGTCGCCGGGGCCAGCCTGCAGGCAGACGGTTATGCCGGCCATGCCCGCTTTGTGGTTGATGTGCAGCGCGGGGTCATCGTTGGCGCAACGTTTGTTGGGCCTGAGGTTGCCGAGCTGCTGCATGCGGCAACCGTTGCCGTTGTTGGCGAGGTTCCCATCAAGCGGCTGTGGCACGCGGTACCAAGCTACCCAACCGTGAGCGAGATCTGGCTTCGTCTGCTTGAGGAACTCGGCCGAGACTCGGCCTAG
- a CDS encoding FadR/GntR family transcriptional regulator produces the protein MARKSLVSVVADELLDRIVAGELGPNSVVPTEQDLMAQHDVSRMTVREALSALQAQNIIRVERGRGTFVNPVHDWKALEPAMRATEATLSDEVAAKQLIDLRRMIENGAIGLSALNRSQTDIEELDLLLEEMIDAHERDNLDDFVRADIAMHDLWFRSARNVFVSVLLNPLDRVLYTRRRDASSMSAVQSSVISHHSSILEAVRRRDPEAARKAMDEHMNQATAVVTELLENRDVIVG, from the coding sequence ATGGCTCGAAAATCGTTGGTGAGCGTAGTTGCTGATGAACTGCTCGATCGCATCGTCGCGGGAGAACTTGGACCAAACTCGGTTGTGCCAACCGAACAAGACCTTATGGCGCAGCACGACGTCAGCCGTATGACGGTACGGGAAGCGCTTTCGGCGCTCCAAGCACAAAACATCATTCGTGTTGAACGCGGGCGAGGAACGTTCGTGAATCCCGTGCACGACTGGAAAGCGCTTGAGCCAGCCATGCGGGCAACAGAGGCAACCCTCAGCGATGAGGTCGCGGCCAAACAACTCATCGATCTTCGACGCATGATCGAAAACGGGGCCATCGGGCTTTCCGCGCTGAACCGGTCGCAAACAGATATTGAAGAACTTGACCTCTTGCTCGAAGAAATGATCGATGCGCACGAGCGAGACAACCTCGACGATTTTGTGCGCGCAGATATTGCGATGCACGACCTGTGGTTCAGGTCAGCACGCAACGTCTTTGTTTCGGTGCTGTTGAATCCGCTCGACCGAGTGCTCTACACGCGCCGTCGCGACGCATCCAGCATGTCGGCGGTGCAGAGCAGCGTGATTTCGCATCATTCGAGCATCCTCGAGGCCGTGCGGAGGCGAGACCCCGAGGCAGCTCGAAAGGCGATGGACGAGCACATGAATCAGGCCACCGCTGTTGTCACCGAACTTCTCGAGAACAGAGACGTTATCGTCGGCTGA
- a CDS encoding DUF7218 family protein: MPKNSTPQIKDPELYETLRGDGASAEKAARISNAAANQGRASIGRKGGKAGSYDDWTIIDLKKRAKELGLTNYSAKKKA, from the coding sequence ATGCCGAAGAACAGCACCCCGCAAATAAAAGATCCAGAGCTGTACGAGACGCTTCGGGGCGACGGAGCCTCTGCCGAGAAAGCCGCACGAATCTCAAACGCCGCCGCAAACCAAGGGCGGGCGTCGATTGGGAGAAAGGGCGGCAAAGCCGGCTCGTACGACGATTGGACGATTATTGACCTCAAGAAGCGTGCCAAAGAATTGGGTCTCACCAACTATTCGGCAAAGAAGAAGGCCTAA
- a CDS encoding TetR/AcrR family transcriptional regulator — translation MIDSASHQPDSPRKRPKREDVRSRLLDSAMRVFTEVGYQAARLDVIAERAGFTKGALYSNFASKQELFATLLGERLSAAAADLLAEAGAQRSLNEAVDHAARRLAHEVLHEQSWHALVTEFTLLAARDPEVGLVFRELRRDRRSLFADGLARAAAPFGGSADPNEYLAISLVILSTINGLSAELAADPGALSEADVVSGLSAVLTAALVPAT, via the coding sequence ATGATCGATTCAGCTTCCCATCAGCCGGACTCTCCCCGTAAACGTCCGAAACGAGAGGATGTGCGGTCACGGCTGCTCGACTCGGCGATGCGGGTTTTTACCGAAGTTGGCTACCAGGCTGCCCGTCTCGATGTCATCGCTGAGCGTGCGGGATTCACGAAGGGAGCGCTGTACTCAAATTTCGCCTCAAAACAGGAACTCTTTGCCACGCTTCTTGGCGAGCGGCTGTCAGCCGCAGCAGCTGACTTGCTTGCCGAAGCAGGCGCTCAGCGCAGCCTTAACGAGGCCGTTGACCACGCGGCAAGGCGACTCGCCCACGAGGTCCTGCATGAGCAGTCCTGGCACGCGTTGGTCACCGAGTTCACGCTTCTCGCCGCGAGAGACCCCGAGGTAGGGCTCGTGTTTCGCGAGCTCAGACGAGACCGCCGTTCTCTGTTTGCCGATGGCCTCGCGAGGGCGGCGGCACCCTTCGGCGGATCTGCAGACCCTAACGAGTACCTGGCCATTTCTCTTGTCATCTTGTCGACCATCAACGGGCTTTCGGCTGAGCTCGCGGCCGACCCTGGCGCCCTGAGCGAGGCCGATGTGGTCTCTGGCCTCAGCGCCGTGCTGACCGCCGCACTTGTTCCGGCAACGTAA
- a CDS encoding serine hydrolase, with product MSKTPPPNNTRRFSAHSPLLLGGLSVALAAILVITVAFIANERALTLASGTTSAGSEQTQAAEEPSARSSALDSLVHDFVSEYPQSAVVIVDLGDASTAEANGDVPFTSASLYKLFVAYDVLSEVDAGEYTLDDWMPEVETTIGDCLDVMITYSDNDCGAALGTMVDWATLDQRLANEGYSQTILNNYDEFFDLDGDKITTANDVTLLLSRLVAGELLSPQSSELFLTLLSEQTLNYALPTGLDDSLSFAHKTGLLDEVSHDAGIVSAPAGTFIVVLLTDGWDDAADESPALFTEFGERFSALIRDWA from the coding sequence ATGAGCAAGACTCCCCCACCCAACAACACTCGCAGGTTCAGTGCGCACTCGCCTTTGCTCCTTGGCGGCCTCTCCGTGGCTCTTGCCGCGATTCTTGTGATCACCGTCGCGTTTATCGCAAACGAGCGCGCCCTCACCCTTGCGTCAGGAACAACGTCGGCAGGTTCAGAACAGACGCAAGCTGCAGAGGAACCCTCGGCGCGATCGAGCGCCCTCGATTCCCTCGTTCACGACTTCGTGTCAGAGTATCCACAATCTGCCGTTGTCATTGTTGACCTTGGCGATGCCTCAACCGCAGAGGCGAACGGCGACGTTCCGTTTACCAGCGCAAGCCTCTACAAACTTTTTGTGGCATACGACGTCCTGAGCGAGGTCGACGCTGGTGAGTACACGCTTGACGACTGGATGCCGGAGGTTGAGACGACCATCGGCGATTGCCTCGACGTCATGATTACCTACTCGGATAACGATTGTGGGGCCGCGCTTGGCACGATGGTCGATTGGGCGACGCTTGACCAACGGCTCGCCAACGAAGGCTACAGCCAGACGATACTCAATAATTACGATGAGTTCTTTGACCTTGACGGCGACAAAATCACAACGGCCAACGACGTCACGCTACTGCTCAGCAGGCTCGTGGCCGGCGAGTTACTGTCGCCCCAATCCTCTGAGCTTTTTCTGACGTTGCTGAGCGAGCAAACGCTCAACTACGCTCTTCCGACCGGCCTCGATGACTCGCTGAGTTTTGCGCATAAGACGGGATTGCTCGACGAGGTTTCCCACGACGCTGGCATCGTTTCTGCTCCGGCAGGCACGTTCATCGTGGTTCTGCTCACCGACGGCTGGGATGACGCGGCCGACGAGTCTCCCGCGCTGTTTACCGAGTTCGGCGAGCGCTTTTCTGCGCTCATCCGCGACTGGGCCTAG
- a CDS encoding dihydrofolate reductase family protein gives MSTQFYTATSIDGYIADSNNSLDWLLALDNAPGMEGEYPRFISQVGAVAMGSTTYEWMLEHHINADPAEPADWPYEQPTWVFTSRPLPVVEGANIRFVRGAVEPVHAEMLAAAGGANVWIVGGGDLAGQFYDAGLLNELILSVASVTLGGGAPLLPRAITGRSLALTSATQFGESFAVLTYQVRYEDQVRPAASGGLTPSTFDQPRDWA, from the coding sequence ATGAGTACCCAGTTTTACACCGCGACCAGCATCGATGGCTATATCGCCGATTCGAATAACTCACTCGATTGGCTCTTAGCCCTCGACAACGCGCCAGGCATGGAGGGCGAGTACCCACGATTCATCTCGCAGGTTGGTGCCGTTGCCATGGGTTCAACCACCTACGAATGGATGCTCGAACACCACATCAACGCCGACCCCGCAGAACCGGCCGACTGGCCATACGAGCAGCCAACGTGGGTCTTCACGTCGCGTCCGCTTCCAGTCGTCGAGGGCGCCAATATTCGGTTCGTGCGCGGTGCCGTCGAGCCGGTGCACGCCGAGATGCTTGCCGCCGCAGGCGGGGCTAACGTGTGGATCGTTGGCGGTGGCGACCTGGCTGGGCAGTTTTATGATGCTGGCCTACTCAACGAGCTCATTCTCAGCGTGGCCTCCGTCACGCTTGGCGGCGGGGCTCCCCTCCTTCCTCGCGCCATCACCGGCCGCAGCCTTGCGCTCACCAGCGCTACGCAGTTTGGGGAGTCGTTCGCCGTGCTCACCTACCAGGTGCGCTACGAAGACCAGGTTCGCCCTGCGGCATCCGGCGGGCTCACCCCATCAACCTTCGATCAACCCCGCGACTGGGCGTAG
- a CDS encoding SOS response-associated peptidase, with translation MCGRFVVARATGSLVAFYSVDQPADDLPEPNYNIRPTDSVPIVVDTAARSQEPANDSDDGAATGVRRLEAARWSLVPPFAKELKLPYPTFNARSESAASKPSFRASVATKRCIVPADGYYEWLTAADNSKTPFYITDADEDVPLSFAGLYSWWADPTFAADDPDRWVLSATILTMAAPPELAHIHDRTPVTLPTTMIDDWLDPGTRGDQGLMDAAVEASLPVARSLHTRQVAPLRGNGPELIRSVR, from the coding sequence ATGTGCGGGCGATTTGTAGTTGCGAGGGCCACAGGCAGTCTTGTTGCCTTTTATTCGGTCGACCAACCTGCTGACGATCTTCCCGAACCGAACTACAACATTCGGCCGACTGACAGCGTGCCAATCGTCGTTGACACGGCGGCCCGTTCTCAGGAACCAGCAAACGATTCAGACGACGGCGCCGCTACCGGCGTACGCCGACTCGAGGCCGCTCGATGGTCGCTTGTTCCTCCGTTTGCAAAGGAACTGAAGCTTCCGTATCCGACGTTCAACGCGCGTTCGGAATCGGCGGCAAGCAAGCCGTCGTTCCGGGCCTCCGTCGCTACAAAACGCTGCATCGTTCCTGCGGACGGCTACTACGAGTGGCTCACGGCGGCGGACAACTCAAAAACACCGTTTTACATCACCGATGCGGATGAGGATGTTCCCCTCTCCTTTGCCGGCCTGTATTCGTGGTGGGCCGACCCCACATTCGCCGCAGACGACCCCGACCGATGGGTGCTCTCTGCCACAATCCTCACGATGGCGGCGCCTCCTGAGCTTGCACACATTCACGACCGGACACCGGTGACCCTGCCAACCACGATGATTGACGATTGGCTCGACCCCGGCACTCGAGGGGACCAGGGTCTTATGGATGCGGCCGTCGAGGCATCCCTTCCCGTCGCAAGGTCCCTCCACACTCGGCAGGTTGCGCCGCTCCGGGGCAACGGACCGGAACTCATTCGATCGGTAAGGTGA